AAAATTCGTAGGTCAAGTTTACGTATTAAAGAAAGAAGAAGGTGGAAGACACACTCCATTCTTTAACGGATACAGACCACAATTCTACTTCAGAACAACAGACGTAACAGGATCAATCGCTTTACCAGAAGGAGTAGAAATGGTAATGCCAGGAGACCATATAGACATGAACGTAGAATTAATCACACCAGTAGCAATGGAAAACAACCTAAGATTCGCTATCAGAGAAGGTGGAAGAACAGTAGGTTCAGGAGTTGTTACTAGCATAGTTGAATAATTTATAATTATTTAAACTTAAAATAGATTAAATATAATAGGACTAGGTTTTAAACTTAGTCCTTTTGAAAGAAAAAACATTTTAAATGCATTTAAAATGAATTAATTGTAAAAAGTGGTATATAATTTAAGATAAAGTGATTATATACAAAAAAAAGTTGACATATACAGTAACTTGTGATAAGTTTGTAAGGTAACGCACAAACTTAGCGTAGTATTTATATAAAGTAATAAACATTTATATACTACACATGGAAGTAAGACCTGTGTGTGTATACGCAGAATATGGAGGTGTAGGTTGTGAGAGTAAAAGTAACTTTAGCATGTACAGAATGTAAACAAAGAAATTACAATACAATGAAGAATAAAAAGAACAATTCTGAAAGAATTGAAATGAGAAAGTATTGCAAATTCTGCCGCACGCACACACTTCACAAAGAAACAAAATAGTTACTTGTATTCACTAAAAATATAAGGATGTGAATATAATGGCTTTAAATGAAAGCAAGAAGCTTGAAAAGCAGTCATCTGTGGGTATAGGCAAGTTCTTAAAAGAATTAAAGGCAGAGACAAAAAGAATAACTTGGCCACCTAAAGAAGAAGTAAAGAAGTCTACTATTATAGTATTGTTTTTTTGTGCAGTTAGTGCTTTTATAATAGGACTTATGGATTCTGGGTTTAATGGCCTTTACAAAATTATTTTCAAATAAGAGATAATTTTAGATTTATAAATAAGATAATATTAAATTTATATATTATTTAAGATAAATAAATTTATAATATTAAAATAAAAGGGAGGTAGGAATGAGATTTATCTCATTTCCTGAAATATGGCAGAAAAAGTTCGTTGGTATGTTGTTCATACTTACTCTGGTTACGAAAACAAAGTAAAAGTAAATCTTGAAAAAACAATAGAAAACAGAGGATTACACGATCTAATTCACGACATACAAGTCCCTATGGAAGAAGTAGTAGAAGTAAAGGATGGAAAGAAGAAGGTAACTCAAAAGAAGGTCTTTCCAGGATATGTCCTTGTAAAAATGATCATGTCAGATGAATCTTGGTACATAGTTAGAAATACAAGGGGAGTTACGGGATTTGTAGGCCCTGGGTCAAAACCAGTACCTCTTACTGAAGAAGAAGTGTTAGCTATGGGTATAAGTGAAAAGAACGTGGACATTGATATTTCCGTAGGAGAAAGTGTAAAGGTAATTTCAGGACCTCTGAATAGTTTTGTTGCAGTAATACAAGAAATCAATGTTGAAAAACAAAAGATTAAAGCGTTAGTTAATATGTTTGGTAGGGAAACGCCTACTGAGCTTAATTTTAATCAAATAGAAAAACTAGATTAATCTGCTATAAGACAAAGTCTTACAGTGGGAGAGCTTAAAAGCTCGCATTACCACATATGAGGAGGTGTAAACTATGGCAAAAAAAGTAGTAGGAATGATTAAACTTCAACTTCCAGCAGGAAAGGCAACTCCAGCACCACCAGTTGGACCAGCATTAGGACAACACGGTGTAAATATTATGGCTTTCTGTAAGGAATACAATGCTAAAACAGCAAATCAAGCAGGAATGACTATTCCAGTTATAATTTCTGTATATCAAGATAGATCTTTCAGCTTCATTCTTAAGACTCCTCCAGCAGCAGTTTTAATTAAAAAAGCAGCTGGATTAGACAGTGGTTCAGGTGAACCAAACAAGACTAAAGTAGGAAAGATTACTAAAGCTCAATTAAAAGAAATTGCTGAAACTAAGATGCCAGACTTAAACGCTGGATCAGTTGAAAGCGCTATGAGCATGATAGCAGGAACTGCTAGAAGTATGGGTATTACAGTAGAAGAATAATACATTTAATTAGTGGGAGGTAAATACCGCTAATACCACAAGGAGGAAAGAATATGGCAAAAATGGGTAAGAAATATTCAGAGAGCATCAAGCTAATTGATAAAAACTCTTTATATACACCTTCTGAAGCTATAGATCTTACTTTAAAAACAGCAAAAGCTAAATTCGATGAAACTATCGAACTTTCTATAAGACTTGGTGTTGATCCAAGACATGCAGATCAACAAGTTAGAGGAGCAGTAGTACTTCCTCATGGAACAGGTAAGAAAGTTAGAGTTTTAGTATTTGCTAAGGGAGATAAGGCTAAAGAAGCAGAAGCTGCAGGAGCAGATTATGTAGGAGCAGAAGAATACTTAGACAAAATTCAAAAAGAAAACTGGTTTGATTTCGACGTAGTTGTTGCAACTCCAGATATGATGGGAGTAGTAGGTAGATTAGGTAGAGTATTAGGACCTAAGGGATTAATGCCTAACCCAAAATCAGGAACAGTTACATTTGATGTAGCAAAAGCAATAGCTGACATCAAAGCTGGTAAAGTTGAATATAGATTAGATAAAACAGCTATCATTCACGTTCCAATAGGAAAGAAATCTTTTGGAGAAGAAAAATTAGCTGAAAACTACAATGTTTTAATGGAAGCTATAGTTAAAGCTAAACCAGCTGCAGCTAAAGGACAATACATTAAATCATTAAGCATATCAAGCACAATGGGACCAGGAGTAAAAATCAATCCAGCAAAAGTTTTAGCTTAGTGTTGACAACTTAGGTTGAAATTGATATAATACTTAACGTTCTATAAATTAAATAAGATAATACTCCGCAGACAGTAGGTGCGAAAGCATAACGGGGAACCAACCTACCGAGGATTTAGATATTCGGTATTTTGGATATATTAAGCCTCTTCGTGTCTGGGAAGAGGCTTTTAGTTTTTGTTAAGGAGGTGGCTACGGTGGCAAGTAAAAATAGACAATTAAAAGAAGCTAAAGTACAAGAAATCAGAGAAAAATTAGAAAAAGCTCAATCAGTTGTATTAGCTAGCTATCAAGGACTTAATGTTGAAGAAGATACAGAACTTAGAAAACAATTAAGAGAAGCTGGAGTAGAATACAAAGTTTACAAAAATACATTAGTAACTTTAGCTGCTAAAGAATTAGGTATGGATGGTATAGTTGAATACTTAGAAGGACCAGTATCTTTAGCTATAGGTTACGAAGATGCAACAGCACCAGCAAGAATACTTAATGATTTTGCAAAAGATCACAAGAAATTAGAATTAAAAGCTGGAGTAGTTGAAGGAAAGGTATTTGATCAAGCGGAAATCAAAGAGCTTGCAACAATACCACCAAAAGAAGTTCTTATTGCAAAATTACTTGGCAGCCTAAAAGCTCCAATGTCAAATTTTGTTTACTTATTA
This Clostridium novyi NT DNA region includes the following protein-coding sequences:
- the rpmG gene encoding 50S ribosomal protein L33; the protein is MRVKVTLACTECKQRNYNTMKNKKNNSERIEMRKYCKFCRTHTLHKETK
- the secE gene encoding preprotein translocase subunit SecE produces the protein MALNESKKLEKQSSVGIGKFLKELKAETKRITWPPKEEVKKSTIIVLFFCAVSAFIIGLMDSGFNGLYKIIFK
- the nusG gene encoding transcription termination/antitermination protein NusG yields the protein MAEKVRWYVVHTYSGYENKVKVNLEKTIENRGLHDLIHDIQVPMEEVVEVKDGKKKVTQKKVFPGYVLVKMIMSDESWYIVRNTRGVTGFVGPGSKPVPLTEEEVLAMGISEKNVDIDISVGESVKVISGPLNSFVAVIQEINVEKQKIKALVNMFGRETPTELNFNQIEKLD
- the rplK gene encoding 50S ribosomal protein L11 → MAKKVVGMIKLQLPAGKATPAPPVGPALGQHGVNIMAFCKEYNAKTANQAGMTIPVIISVYQDRSFSFILKTPPAAVLIKKAAGLDSGSGEPNKTKVGKITKAQLKEIAETKMPDLNAGSVESAMSMIAGTARSMGITVEE
- the rplA gene encoding 50S ribosomal protein L1 — its product is MGKKYSESIKLIDKNSLYTPSEAIDLTLKTAKAKFDETIELSIRLGVDPRHADQQVRGAVVLPHGTGKKVRVLVFAKGDKAKEAEAAGADYVGAEEYLDKIQKENWFDFDVVVATPDMMGVVGRLGRVLGPKGLMPNPKSGTVTFDVAKAIADIKAGKVEYRLDKTAIIHVPIGKKSFGEEKLAENYNVLMEAIVKAKPAAAKGQYIKSLSISSTMGPGVKINPAKVLA
- the rplJ gene encoding 50S ribosomal protein L10, with amino-acid sequence MASKNRQLKEAKVQEIREKLEKAQSVVLASYQGLNVEEDTELRKQLREAGVEYKVYKNTLVTLAAKELGMDGIVEYLEGPVSLAIGYEDATAPARILNDFAKDHKKLELKAGVVEGKVFDQAEIKELATIPPKEVLIAKLLGSLKAPMSNFVYLLNAIAEKNGSAEE